The Porites lutea chromosome 7, jaPorLute2.1, whole genome shotgun sequence genome includes the window AGATTAACACATTTCCTTGTAGAGATAAGACTTATTGAACAGTCAAAGCCAGTACCTTTCCTTGTTGTGGTTGGTCTTCAAAGCAGGTGGCAAAATTACCACCAGTAAACACCATATACATCAGTGTTATTTTCGTTGATGTGAAATTCTATTaaaatctattttctctttagattATCAGATCACTATAAGGCAGAAAGGTAGAGAGAGTAAAGAACACCATCAAGTAAGAGCTACGGTGTTGATGTGAAGCTATATTCTCAAAAGTaattaaagaaatgtacaaggaTGTCATTTAGAGAATTTCCATGTTGACTTAGTTATAAACAGTTTATCTCAAAATTATATTGCAAACAACAAATTAGAGCGTGAGGAAATACGCGGAGTTATTTTGTGAATGACGCGAGCGAAATTGAAATCGTAATAAAACAGTTCTCATGCCTGTCGTTTGATTTTCTTTCTACGTGTATGAAAAATTTGAATCTGGTAAATTGAAATGTTACCTTGCGTATGCGGGAAACTTgtagaatacaaaaaaaaagaacgtaGGCAGATTTAGCAAGAGACCGCAACTTTGAGCCACACACATCGACCTGATTCTAGATGCGAAATTGCTGATTTCGCCATTTTTATGGAGCAATTCGGAGAGGAAATAAGCCCACAAGGAATACATGACCCTGATGAAAACTCAGCTGAAACCAAAGATAAAGATTCAAAGAAAGATAAGATGAACTCAACTCTAGCTGGGAATTGCCCAAAACCAGTTTCAAAACGTTTGCATTTTATGTCCTTGTTCGGACCTGGACCGCCGACTGGAGAGTCTTTCACATCGGTTCACTTAGTTTATCTCATAGTCTTCCTCGTTCTCATTGCATCGTCGTATGTTTTATTCCTTCCAGCGATAAAAACCGTATTAGCGGAGagattcttttgtttgtctACCTCAAATGAAACATGGATAAAGAACTGTCAGATGATGCTGCCATACTCATTTATTTACAGAGTGTACTTCGCTTGCACGACCTTCTTTGCAGTTCTCTGTGTGTTGTTTCTTGCCTGCCCGACAAGCAGTTCTCTCCGGGACACATTTAATTCGGGTTTCTGGATTCCAAAACTTGCATTTCTCATCTTATTTGTACTTTGCGCGTTGATGATTCCACGAGGTGGGTTTGGATTGATATGCATGTATTTTGGAATGGCAGGTTCTTTTCTTTACACTTTAATACAGTTTGTATTTCTCATAGACGCAGGCAGGGGGTGGAATGTATTCCTTATGGGCAAGACGCAGGAATCAACACCGAAGTTCTGGCACTTCTTCCGGTTATTATCAGCAGGCTTAATGTATCTGGCATCAGCGACTGTAGTTGTGTTTCTTTTTGTACTCTATAGCAAGCATGACAGTTGCAAGACAAATGTGCTGTTGTTAACAGGGATAGTTTCCCTCTGCTTGCTTTCCATTTTGATTTCAATCACTTTGGACTCGTGGGCAGACCGTTTGTTGGAAACAAGTTTCGTGACAATGTACGCAACATACTCCACCTACTCATCGATAAGATTTGGAGAGACTGAATGCTCTGCAGAGAGAGAATACGCGGTCAAAACTGGTACAGAGCCAGATTTAAATTTTTACACGATAGTGAACGTGATAATAGCTTTCTCTTTGCTTGTTTTCGCGTGCTTGCGAAAGCCTCAAGTTCATTACACCAAGTTTGGACGGTGTGTAGTCTCAAACGGCAAGACATCACACACCACTGAAATAAGCGAAAACTCTTCAGACGCTACAGGAGTTTACAACTCTTCGCTTGTGTATTTCGTTTTCTCCCTGTTCCTGCTACACAATATGATGACTATTACGAACTGGTACAATCCTAGAGAAAACATTTATGGCGAGTTCACTGCTAACTGGATAGCACTGACATTGAAGACATTAAGCAGTCTTATTGTAATACTTCTGTACATTTGGAATCTAATAGCATCGAGTTTATTTCCTGAACAAGACGTGAACTCTATACAGGGAATGCTGAAGTCATTGGGTATGTTCACATGCAGATCACTCTATATCTTGTTCATTCAGCCATGTCCATCGTGGAACCAATCAAAATCGACTAGGTTTATCTATACTTTCTTCCTACTGGTGGGAACAGCAGCTTCGTGCGTCATGTACCTTCCCGGGGTTCGTCGCGTACTGGAGAGTAACCCTTACTTTTGCAGCAAACTCACAAGGATGGGCAACTGCCTGAGCATGGACCCGGCTTATTTGGCAGTGTATAGGATCTGTTTTTCCATGGCGGCtttctttctgttgttttctgtcATTCTTTATTCAGTACGGACTTACAGCGATCCGCGAGCTTTAATTCACAACGGCCTTTGGATAGTTAAATTTGGCCTGTTTTTTGGTCTTGTGTTATTCACATTTTTCATTCCTATGGAATTCAGCAGAGTTTGGATGTACTTCGGGCTTGTTGGCACCTTTTTCTTCATTGTCATTCAACTATTTTTGTTAGTGGACTTCACTCGTCTTTGGAATAAGACATGGGCTCGCAAAATGGAAGAATCTGGAAATAAATTCTGGTTTTACTCGGTCTTCATTTCCACGTTAGCCTTGTACGTTCTTTCAGCAACATCCATCGTATGTTTTTACGTATTTTTCGCAGCTTCAAGGAAATGCACCACCAACAAAATGTTCGTGAGCATAAACCTTGTCTTGTGCGCTGTAGCTGGCATTATATCAATCCACCCAAAGGTGCAAGACGGCGGTTTGTTACAGTCCTCTGTAGTGACAGCATTTGCAATGTACTTGACGTGGTCAGCATTATCGTACAACCCAAACGAGAAGTGTAACCCTGTCGCGACCTTCATCTCTGAGGCAGACATGAGACCAACTCTGAACATCCAAGCTTCGCTAGACCTGTTAATTCTGGTAATTACCATTATATATTTCAGCGTACGGATATCAACGCTGACGGACACGCTACGGAAGCTAGGAGCAACGACAGTTAGGTTGATCGTTGGACTTCGCCGTCGCAAAGTGAAAGACAGCGAAGATTCGGACGCTGAGGGGGAGAAGAACACTTACGTAGCAACAGATGAAACTAGCCATCTTGCACAATTTGAATTAACAGATGAAAAGGTTACTTATAGTTACTCCTTCTTCCATTTAGTGTATTTTGTTGCCGCTCTTCATGTCACCATGGTGTTAACTAACTGGTATTCGCCAAAAGATGGCTCGAATATAAAGCTCTCCATTGCCTGGGCTGTCATGAGCATAAAGATGACTTCTAGCGCGATGTGCCTTCTGCTTTATATTTGGAGTTTAGCGGTTCCAATTTTACTCTACAATAACAAACCTTGTTAATCTCTCACACTTTTATAACTACAGTTTTACTGCCGAATAACTGCAGTAACtgaggaagaagaaattaatGCTCCCAACCCATGAAAATATCaaacaagacaacaacaacagatctGTGGGAGAAAagggggaaggg containing:
- the LOC140943616 gene encoding uncharacterized protein, whose protein sequence is MNSTLAGNCPKPVSKRLHFMSLFGPGPPTGESFTSVHLVYLIVFLVLIASSYVLFLPAIKTVLAERFFCLSTSNETWIKNCQMMLPYSFIYRVYFACTTFFAVLCVLFLACPTSSSLRDTFNSGFWIPKLAFLILFVLCALMIPRGGFGLICMYFGMAGSFLYTLIQFVFLIDAGRGWNVFLMGKTQESTPKFWHFFRLLSAGLMYLASATVVVFLFVLYSKHDSCKTNVLLLTGIVSLCLLSILISITLDSWADRLLETSFVTMYATYSTYSSIRFGETECSAEREYAVKTGTEPDLNFYTIVNVIIAFSLLVFACLRKPQVHYTKFGRCVVSNGKTSHTTEISENSSDATGVYNSSLVYFVFSLFLLHNMMTITNWYNPRENIYGEFTANWIALTLKTLSSLIVILLYIWNLIASSLFPEQDVNSIQGMLKSLGMFTCRSLYILFIQPCPSWNQSKSTRFIYTFFLLVGTAASCVMYLPGVRRVLESNPYFCSKLTRMGNCLSMDPAYLAVYRICFSMAAFFLLFSVILYSVRTYSDPRALIHNGLWIVKFGLFFGLVLFTFFIPMEFSRVWMYFGLVGTFFFIVIQLFLLVDFTRLWNKTWARKMEESGNKFWFYSVFISTLALYVLSATSIVCFYVFFAASRKCTTNKMFVSINLVLCAVAGIISIHPKVQDGGLLQSSVVTAFAMYLTWSALSYNPNEKCNPVATFISEADMRPTLNIQASLDLLILVITIIYFSVRISTLTDTLRKLGATTVRLIVGLRRRKVKDSEDSDAEGEKNTYVATDETSHLAQFELTDEKVTYSYSFFHLVYFVAALHVTMVLTNWYSPKDGSNIKLSIAWAVMSIKMTSSAMCLLLYIWSLAVPILLYNNKPC